From the Leptospira biflexa serovar Patoc strain 'Patoc 1 (Paris)' genome, one window contains:
- a CDS encoding RsmD family RNA methyltransferase, producing MKGLRVSFGKWKGKEIPSPPDVSGHLNFTNSLVKKAIFSLMDSRLLSWGLSFDSVLFCDYFAGSGQISAEAYSLSAKRLLTYELDQTRFRNLHTLFRGLPNVQLFRKDATKHALKWELGDESAFIFYLDPPYTYWSETPTRMKEMLEVLYQFCLSTEKPFLILCQIPEHQSTKHIWVNVPYKIREYGSHLIIETGYESKEILPE from the coding sequence ATGAAAGGCCTTCGCGTTTCTTTTGGAAAGTGGAAAGGAAAAGAAATTCCATCCCCTCCCGATGTATCAGGTCATCTAAACTTTACCAATAGCCTGGTGAAAAAAGCCATCTTCTCACTGATGGATTCTCGTTTATTGTCGTGGGGACTTAGCTTTGATTCTGTTTTGTTTTGCGATTATTTTGCAGGCAGTGGTCAAATTTCTGCCGAAGCATACAGTTTGTCCGCAAAGCGCCTACTGACTTATGAATTGGACCAAACGAGATTTCGAAATTTACATACTTTGTTTCGCGGTTTACCCAATGTTCAGTTGTTTCGAAAAGATGCCACCAAACATGCATTAAAATGGGAATTGGGTGATGAATCTGCGTTTATATTTTATTTAGATCCGCCTTACACATATTGGTCGGAAACACCAACTCGAATGAAAGAAATGTTGGAAGTTTTATACCAATTTTGTCTCTCTACCGAAAAACCGTTTTTGATTCTCTGCCAAATCCCTGAACACCAAAGTACAAAACATATTTGGGTGAATGTACCCTATAAAATAAGAGAGTATGGAAGCCATTTGATTATCGAAACAGGTTATGAGTCAAAAGAAATTTTGCCAGAATGA
- a CDS encoding LIC12806 family lipoprotein: protein MKSIISLGICFLLNFGCGLFYKGVPKPGEFCYVLAKPPECLYVDFESKKLVWESVEYSLDERLRMDYFFHKNEDLYELTVSTVNRVEIKNLSQSNFNQFYMRKKEKFTEIQKGNSNDETKH from the coding sequence ATGAAATCCATCATAAGTCTTGGAATTTGTTTCCTATTGAATTTTGGTTGTGGTCTTTTTTATAAGGGTGTTCCCAAACCAGGTGAGTTTTGTTATGTGCTAGCAAAACCTCCCGAATGTTTGTATGTTGATTTCGAATCAAAAAAATTAGTTTGGGAAAGTGTTGAATATTCCTTAGACGAAAGACTTCGAATGGATTATTTTTTTCATAAAAACGAAGATTTATACGAATTAACAGTTTCAACTGTGAATCGAGTGGAAATCAAAAATTTATCTCAGTCTAACTTCAACCAGTTTTATATGAGAAAAAAAGAGAAGTTCACCGAGATACAGAAAGGAAATTCTAACGATGAAACAAAACATTGA